The Microbulbifer sp. YPW1 genome contains a region encoding:
- a CDS encoding zinc-binding alcohol dehydrogenase family protein: MKAIGYRAPGPIGREDALIDFEKEKPLPEGMDLLVNVEAVSVNPVDYKIRQGVAPEGNEPKILGWDAVGIVAEVGDKVTGFKSGDKVWYAGAVNRDGTNAEYHLVDERIVALAPTSVPSDAAAALPLTALTAYEMLFDRLKVSDPVPGAANTILIIGGAGGVGSIAIQLLRALTDITVIATASRSETEAWVKELGAHYVVDHRKPLPPQIEALGVGAPAFVFSTNHSDAYIPQVAELIAPQGHFGLIDDPEVVDVVPLKTKAVSTHWELMFTRSLFATEDMARQGEILQHVAKLLDEGKLKSTASVTLGLINAANLKRAHAILESGKAKGKLVLEGF, translated from the coding sequence ATGAAAGCAATTGGTTATAGGGCTCCTGGTCCTATTGGCCGGGAAGACGCATTGATAGACTTCGAAAAAGAGAAGCCCCTGCCGGAGGGAATGGACTTACTTGTGAACGTCGAGGCGGTCTCGGTAAACCCTGTCGACTACAAAATCCGACAGGGAGTTGCTCCGGAGGGAAATGAGCCAAAAATTTTGGGCTGGGATGCCGTTGGAATCGTTGCTGAAGTCGGCGACAAAGTAACAGGCTTCAAGTCTGGTGACAAAGTTTGGTATGCCGGGGCGGTTAATCGCGACGGCACCAACGCCGAATATCATCTGGTGGATGAGCGCATCGTTGCACTTGCACCAACTTCTGTACCATCCGACGCGGCAGCGGCACTGCCGTTAACCGCGCTTACGGCTTATGAAATGTTATTTGATCGTTTAAAGGTGAGTGATCCCGTGCCCGGAGCGGCGAATACCATCCTCATCATTGGCGGTGCCGGAGGTGTGGGCTCCATCGCGATTCAGCTACTCCGGGCTCTCACAGATATCACTGTCATTGCGACCGCGTCACGGTCGGAAACTGAAGCCTGGGTGAAGGAACTTGGCGCGCACTACGTAGTTGACCATCGTAAACCGTTGCCTCCGCAAATAGAGGCGCTGGGGGTCGGTGCGCCGGCATTTGTTTTTTCTACCAATCATTCCGACGCTTATATCCCGCAAGTTGCAGAACTGATAGCACCTCAAGGGCATTTTGGATTGATCGACGATCCAGAAGTGGTCGATGTAGTGCCTCTGAAAACTAAGGCCGTATCGACACACTGGGAGTTGATGTTCACGCGCTCTCTTTTTGCGACCGAGGATATGGCGCGGCAAGGCGAGATCTTACAGCATGTGGCAAAGCTACTGGATGAAGGAAAGCTCAAATCCACCGCCTCAGTGACGCTGGGTCTAATTAATGCAGCCAATCTAAAGCGGGCACATGCGATACTGGAAAGTGGAAAAGCGAAAGGGAAGTTGGTACTGGAGGGCTTTTGA
- a CDS encoding SMP-30/gluconolactonase/LRE family protein, translating into MNTTLIDVIPTACGLGESTLWHSEHRAIYWTDMPNNQLWRYFPEERRTEVFPTAENLCSFAFIENSDWLLCAFQSGIARFQPETQQLDWIFRLPKDLKVRLNDGRMDRQGRFWVGSLIDNAELWTEDPTQRGKLYRLDREGNISEHLEDIRISNGLGWSPDNRTMYFADSPRYEIYAFDYEPEAGILSNRRVIATTEQGIHPDGSTVDCEGFIWNAQWGNGKVVRYAPDGSAAGEIQLPVKQATCVAFGGENLDLLFVNTAKFGLDAAALREQPKAGHLFVYQTDTHGIPETGYAG; encoded by the coding sequence GTGAATACAACGCTGATCGACGTGATCCCCACGGCATGCGGCCTGGGCGAGAGTACACTGTGGCATTCTGAGCACCGTGCGATTTACTGGACGGACATGCCCAATAACCAGCTGTGGCGCTATTTTCCAGAGGAGCGCAGAACTGAGGTATTTCCCACCGCAGAAAACCTCTGTTCATTTGCGTTCATCGAAAACAGTGATTGGCTACTATGCGCATTCCAGAGCGGTATCGCGCGTTTTCAACCTGAAACACAACAACTGGATTGGATTTTCCGCCTCCCCAAGGATCTCAAGGTCCGCCTTAATGATGGACGCATGGATCGCCAGGGGCGTTTTTGGGTCGGCTCGCTCATTGATAATGCAGAGTTGTGGACCGAAGACCCGACCCAGCGCGGCAAACTCTATCGCCTGGACCGGGAGGGAAACATCTCGGAACACTTAGAAGATATCCGCATCAGTAACGGCCTGGGCTGGTCCCCAGACAACCGCACCATGTATTTCGCCGATTCACCCCGCTATGAGATTTACGCATTCGACTACGAACCAGAAGCGGGGATACTAAGTAACCGCAGGGTAATCGCGACTACCGAGCAGGGTATTCACCCGGACGGGTCCACTGTCGACTGCGAGGGTTTTATCTGGAATGCGCAGTGGGGCAACGGCAAAGTTGTGCGCTATGCTCCGGATGGTAGCGCTGCCGGCGAAATCCAGCTTCCCGTCAAACAGGCAACCTGCGTCGCCTTCGGCGGTGAAAATCTCGATTTGCTGTTTGTAAACACCGCCAAGTTTGGCCTGGACGCCGCGGCACTGAGAGAACAACCCAAGGCCGGGCACCTGTTTGTTTACCAAACTGATACCCACGGCATTCCAGAGACTGGTTACGCGGGCTGA
- a CDS encoding GntR family transcriptional regulator → MREATKIIPVREQIAEQLRSDIISGELAPTTKLNEQQLASRFGVSRGPVRDVLLQLTKEGLLVAKNNCGVSVNSVLDPSMQELMVDIRRKIEVFAIQGLKGKLTEMDFAELEDILERLQDAFDAKEFNEVTKADIDFHRYLVNAAGGDELVNLWHPIVLRMRMNYKRISQPKDCVDEHKAILEALKANKINVAVTALKANIK, encoded by the coding sequence ATGCGTGAAGCTACAAAAATTATTCCCGTGCGCGAGCAGATCGCGGAACAATTGCGCTCTGACATCATCTCCGGAGAGCTTGCTCCGACCACCAAGCTCAACGAACAGCAGCTCGCCAGTCGGTTCGGAGTTTCTCGTGGCCCGGTACGTGACGTTTTACTGCAACTGACCAAAGAAGGCTTATTAGTCGCAAAAAACAACTGCGGGGTTTCCGTCAATAGCGTGCTGGATCCGAGCATGCAGGAACTGATGGTTGATATCCGTCGCAAAATTGAAGTCTTCGCAATCCAGGGCCTGAAAGGCAAGCTGACAGAAATGGACTTTGCCGAGCTGGAAGACATTCTCGAGCGACTGCAGGATGCATTCGATGCGAAAGAGTTTAATGAAGTCACCAAAGCAGACATCGACTTCCATCGTTATCTGGTAAATGCCGCTGGAGGTGATGAGCTGGTAAATCTCTGGCATCCAATCGTCCTCCGCATGCGCATGAACTACAAACGTATTTCCCAGCCGAAGGATTGTGTAGATGAGCACAAGGCAATTCTGGAGGCTCTAAAGGCCAACAAGATTAATGTTGCGGTCACTGCACTGAAGGCCAACATTAAATAG
- the aldA gene encoding aldehyde dehydrogenase, which produces MAIEIKNNVNFVNGAYVASAAGDVIEVLNPSTGELLGTIPKGCAEDAEAALVNAKQAQKAWAKRTARDRATLLRKFAAAIRAETEGLAELLVKEQGKLISVARDEVNATATFIEYACDNALTLEGDILPSDNEGEKIYIHKVPRGVVVAITAWNFPLALAGRKVGPALITGNSIVIKPTQETPLATMELGRIANQAGIPAGVLNIVNGEGSIVGQALCESPLTAMITMTGSTRAGQIIHQASGKHMIPVMLELGGKAPFIVMEDADLDKAAEAALWTRFANCGQVCTCAERLYVHESVYDAFMDKFLPKVKSLKVGNPLDASSQMGPKVSAREIEHIHELVQKSIAQGAELVTGGKPAEVAGFEGGNWYEPTVLANVQQDNILVHEETFGPILPVVKISSIDQAIQYTNDSEYGLSAYLFTENMRYIHRSIAEMEVGEVYVNRGIGEQHQGFHNGWKLSGIGGEDGRYGLEQYVDKKTVYLSEA; this is translated from the coding sequence ATGGCGATCGAAATCAAGAACAACGTGAATTTTGTCAATGGCGCATATGTTGCTTCCGCGGCAGGCGACGTTATTGAGGTGCTGAACCCGAGCACGGGTGAGTTACTGGGTACTATTCCCAAAGGTTGCGCAGAAGATGCAGAAGCGGCACTGGTCAATGCCAAGCAGGCCCAGAAAGCCTGGGCAAAGCGTACTGCGCGTGATCGTGCAACCTTGTTGCGCAAATTCGCCGCGGCCATTCGCGCAGAGACCGAAGGCCTGGCGGAGCTGTTGGTAAAAGAGCAGGGCAAGCTGATCAGTGTAGCCCGCGATGAAGTCAACGCCACCGCGACCTTTATAGAATACGCCTGTGACAACGCGCTGACTCTGGAAGGCGATATTCTGCCTTCCGATAACGAAGGCGAAAAAATTTATATCCACAAAGTGCCGCGCGGCGTTGTGGTAGCAATTACTGCCTGGAACTTCCCGCTGGCACTTGCCGGCCGCAAGGTTGGTCCGGCACTGATCACCGGCAACAGTATTGTGATCAAGCCAACCCAGGAAACACCACTGGCGACCATGGAGTTGGGGCGCATCGCCAACCAGGCGGGTATCCCCGCAGGCGTTCTGAATATTGTGAATGGTGAGGGTTCAATCGTCGGTCAAGCGCTGTGCGAAAGCCCGCTCACCGCGATGATCACCATGACTGGCAGTACCCGTGCCGGCCAGATCATTCACCAGGCCAGCGGCAAGCACATGATTCCAGTGATGCTGGAGCTGGGCGGCAAGGCGCCGTTTATCGTGATGGAAGATGCGGATCTGGATAAAGCCGCGGAAGCCGCACTGTGGACCCGTTTTGCCAACTGCGGACAGGTGTGTACCTGTGCCGAGCGCTTGTATGTGCACGAAAGCGTATACGATGCCTTTATGGACAAGTTTCTACCCAAGGTGAAGTCGCTGAAAGTGGGCAACCCCCTGGATGCATCTTCGCAGATGGGGCCGAAGGTGAGTGCCCGTGAGATTGAGCATATCCACGAGTTGGTGCAAAAAAGTATCGCCCAGGGCGCCGAGCTGGTTACCGGCGGTAAGCCCGCAGAGGTTGCAGGCTTCGAAGGCGGCAATTGGTACGAGCCTACCGTGCTCGCCAACGTGCAGCAGGATAATATCTTGGTGCACGAAGAAACGTTTGGTCCGATTTTACCGGTCGTGAAGATCTCCAGTATTGATCAGGCGATCCAGTACACCAACGACAGCGAATACGGCCTCTCAGCCTATCTGTTTACCGAGAACATGCGTTACATCCATCGGTCCATTGCGGAAATGGAGGTAGGTGAGGTTTATGTCAATCGCGGTATCGGTGAGCAGCATCAGGGCTTCCACAACGGCTGGAAACTATCTGGTATCGGCGGTGAAGACGGTCGCTACGGACTTGAGCAGTACGTGGACAAGAAAACAGTTTATCTTTCCGAAGCCTGA
- a CDS encoding SDR family NAD(P)-dependent oxidoreductase — MLQKFSLAGKKALVTGCNRGIGKAMAVALAEAGADVIGVSANLDLNDSEVGREVAAAGQQFFPYQCDFSDRSSLYGFIDKVKSEHAQIDILVNNAGTILRAPAAEHGDDLWDKVIEVNLNAQFILSREIGKEMVAQGSGKIIFTASLLTFQGGITVPGYAASKGAIGQITMALSNEWASKGVNVNAIAPGYIATDNTQALREDSERAASILARIPQGRWGEPEDFKGPVVFLASEASNYMNGSVLLVDGGWMGR, encoded by the coding sequence ATGTTGCAAAAATTCAGTCTCGCCGGAAAAAAAGCCCTGGTAACCGGATGTAACCGCGGTATCGGCAAAGCCATGGCCGTTGCCCTGGCGGAAGCGGGTGCGGATGTGATCGGCGTTTCCGCCAATCTCGATCTGAATGATTCCGAGGTGGGTCGTGAAGTGGCCGCCGCAGGCCAGCAGTTCTTTCCTTACCAGTGCGACTTTTCCGACCGCAGTTCACTTTACGGATTTATCGACAAGGTAAAAAGCGAACACGCCCAGATCGATATCTTGGTTAACAATGCCGGCACCATTCTGCGCGCGCCAGCCGCAGAGCACGGGGATGATCTGTGGGACAAGGTGATCGAAGTTAACCTGAATGCCCAGTTTATCCTCAGCCGCGAAATCGGTAAGGAAATGGTTGCCCAGGGTTCTGGCAAGATCATCTTCACCGCATCGCTGCTGACCTTCCAGGGCGGTATTACCGTACCCGGCTACGCGGCCAGTAAAGGAGCCATCGGCCAGATTACCATGGCGCTGTCTAATGAGTGGGCTTCCAAAGGTGTGAACGTCAATGCCATTGCCCCGGGTTATATCGCGACCGATAACACCCAGGCGTTGCGCGAAGACAGTGAGCGCGCGGCAAGTATTCTTGCTCGTATCCCCCAGGGTCGCTGGGGTGAGCCGGAAGACTTTAAGGGCCCTGTGGTATTTCTCGCCTCTGAAGCCTCCAATTACATGAATGGCAGCGTCCTCCTGGTGGACGGTGGCTGGATGGGAAGGTAA
- a CDS encoding mandelate racemase/muconate lactonizing enzyme family protein → MEVQDQMSRQLAPATISTTKVEYYQVPLAEVLSDAKHGDHTHFELLVFRVRCVDGLEGVGYTYTGGRGGRAIYSLLQDDIQPLLEGRDASEIFAIWEEIQSHLHYVGRGGLLSFAVSAVDIALWDLRCKRLSLPLWKVAGGASNTTKCYAGGIDLNFSESKLLDNISGYLARGFSAVKIKVGKEDCREDVARVEAVRNLIGADATFMVDANYSMTVEKAVRFGRAIDHCDITWFEEPTIPDDYLGYGRIADAINIPLAMGENLHTVHEFTYAIDLAKLGFLQPDASNIGGITGWLKVAELAYAHNLPVCSHGMHELHVGLMASQPHAGYLEVHSFPIDEYTTRPIVLENGRAVASDEAGTGVTFDETLLKPHLVKHS, encoded by the coding sequence ATGGAAGTGCAAGATCAGATGTCGCGCCAGCTGGCGCCCGCGACTATCTCGACAACCAAGGTTGAGTATTACCAGGTTCCTCTGGCCGAGGTTCTGTCGGACGCCAAGCATGGGGACCATACCCACTTCGAATTGCTGGTATTCCGGGTACGCTGTGTCGACGGCCTGGAAGGTGTTGGTTACACCTACACCGGAGGGCGCGGCGGGCGGGCGATCTATTCCCTGTTGCAGGACGATATCCAGCCGTTGCTGGAGGGGCGTGACGCCTCTGAGATATTTGCCATCTGGGAAGAGATTCAGAGCCACCTGCATTACGTGGGGCGCGGCGGCCTGTTGAGCTTTGCCGTATCTGCGGTCGATATTGCGCTGTGGGATCTTCGCTGCAAGCGACTGAGTTTGCCTCTTTGGAAAGTGGCCGGCGGTGCTTCCAATACCACCAAGTGTTATGCCGGCGGTATCGACCTGAACTTTTCAGAAAGCAAGTTGCTGGACAACATTTCCGGGTATCTGGCGCGTGGTTTTAGCGCGGTGAAGATCAAGGTCGGTAAAGAAGACTGCCGCGAAGATGTTGCCCGTGTTGAGGCAGTGCGTAACCTTATAGGTGCTGATGCCACCTTTATGGTGGATGCCAATTACTCGATGACCGTTGAAAAAGCAGTGCGTTTTGGCCGCGCGATTGATCACTGCGATATCACCTGGTTCGAAGAACCCACCATTCCCGATGATTACCTCGGCTACGGCCGTATTGCCGATGCGATCAATATTCCATTGGCGATGGGGGAGAACCTGCATACGGTGCATGAGTTCACCTACGCCATTGATTTGGCCAAGCTCGGTTTTCTGCAGCCCGATGCCTCGAATATAGGCGGTATTACCGGCTGGCTGAAAGTGGCTGAACTGGCATATGCCCACAACCTCCCGGTTTGCAGTCATGGTATGCACGAGCTGCATGTGGGGCTGATGGCGAGTCAGCCACATGCGGGCTACCTGGAAGTCCACTCGTTCCCCATTGACGAATACACAACCCGGCCCATCGTGCTGGAAAACGGTCGCGCCGTCGCCTCAGACGAAGCGGGCACCGGTGTGACCTTTGATGAAACTCTGCTGAAGCCGCATCTGGTCAAGCATTCTTAA
- a CDS encoding beta-galactosidase — translation MNSERLEFNTGKRIARSLLGLTIAAAATGGLVACGGSELATESKQASAEQSAGSQSRSSLLAEELVLEGFDGGGIPNSVQVYNGSAALVGGEDGNQALQVKLKLRDNNSAGLVIEPSVPWDWSEFSDFNFAFDAVNHGTESLQIDVTMTDKNGDSYTRGMVVAADGKSSTFYAKLDGHDQQDPDSAAKNEFNFSSGLRSNPVTWHSDDQQLHSFWGKKQLDLSGITKIVFGSDGSLSDRQYTIDNLRLRANPAMDKNFLSGLLDKYGQNAKVDYEGKIHSDEELAGVVEKELSGLSGKPNSDRSRFSGWKNGPKFEATGFFRTQKVGGKWSLIDPEGYLYFSTGIDIIRLSNSSTITGYDYDHALIPKRDADELVAEDDQPLNRVDRKAWETRTLVSDTRANMFNWLPDYDDDLGNHYGYRRETQSGPVKQGETFSFYSANLERRYGETYPESYLDTWQKVTVDRMLDWGFTSLGNWAAEPYYKQKQIPFVAFADIIGEFSTLSSGFDFWHPVPDPYDPRFYQRSLVAAQSVSEQIENSPWCMGVFFDNEQSFGRLESDELHYGIVINALSRSGEDTPAKVAFTKILKEKYQTIDALNKAWGKQVASWEAFEKGMDSSITSDSQRQDYASLLLDYGNQYFGTINRAMKSVMPNHLYLGSRLPSWGMPEEIVKAAANHVDIISYNLYEEGLVPSKWEFLSEIDKPSLIGEFSFGADDQGHFHPGIVIAADQKDRGLKFKNYVNSVVDNPYFVGVHMFQYMDSPITGRAFDGENYANGFVSVADVPYVEMVKAAKDVHKSLYERRYGDLTGAVASKNSY, via the coding sequence ATGAATTCAGAGCGATTGGAGTTTAATACAGGCAAGCGTATTGCTCGCTCCCTGCTGGGCTTGACGATTGCGGCAGCGGCTACCGGTGGGCTGGTTGCCTGCGGCGGTTCCGAGCTAGCAACTGAAAGCAAGCAAGCTTCCGCGGAGCAATCGGCTGGAAGCCAGTCGCGTTCAAGTTTGCTCGCGGAAGAGCTTGTTCTGGAGGGGTTTGATGGTGGAGGGATTCCGAACTCTGTACAGGTGTATAACGGAAGCGCAGCGCTGGTAGGCGGTGAGGACGGTAATCAGGCGCTTCAGGTCAAGCTCAAGCTTCGTGACAATAACAGTGCCGGTTTGGTAATAGAGCCCTCAGTCCCCTGGGACTGGAGTGAGTTTTCTGACTTCAACTTTGCTTTTGATGCTGTTAATCACGGAACAGAGTCGTTGCAGATTGATGTCACCATGACCGATAAAAATGGTGACAGCTACACTCGAGGGATGGTGGTCGCAGCGGATGGAAAATCGAGCACCTTCTATGCAAAGCTGGACGGGCATGATCAACAGGACCCTGACAGTGCGGCAAAAAATGAATTCAATTTTTCATCAGGGCTGCGCTCCAATCCGGTCACCTGGCATTCGGATGACCAGCAGTTACATTCTTTTTGGGGCAAAAAGCAGCTCGACCTTAGTGGTATCACCAAGATTGTATTTGGCTCCGACGGTAGTTTGAGTGACAGGCAATACACAATTGATAACCTGCGTCTGCGCGCAAACCCCGCAATGGACAAGAATTTTCTGAGCGGACTACTGGATAAATACGGCCAGAATGCCAAGGTGGACTACGAAGGCAAGATTCATTCCGACGAGGAGCTGGCTGGCGTTGTTGAGAAAGAGCTGTCTGGCTTGTCCGGAAAGCCGAACTCTGACCGTTCCAGATTCAGCGGCTGGAAGAATGGTCCAAAATTCGAGGCAACCGGTTTTTTCCGCACGCAGAAAGTAGGTGGTAAATGGTCGCTGATCGATCCGGAGGGATACCTGTATTTTTCAACCGGTATCGATATCATTCGCCTCTCCAATTCTTCGACGATTACAGGATACGACTACGATCACGCTCTGATTCCCAAGCGTGACGCCGATGAGCTGGTGGCGGAAGATGATCAGCCGCTCAACCGGGTTGACCGCAAGGCCTGGGAAACCCGCACTCTGGTTTCCGACACGCGCGCCAACATGTTCAATTGGCTACCGGATTACGATGATGACCTCGGCAATCACTATGGCTATCGCCGCGAGACCCAGTCTGGTCCCGTGAAGCAGGGCGAAACGTTCAGTTTCTACAGTGCAAATCTTGAGCGCCGATACGGTGAGACTTATCCAGAGTCGTATCTGGACACGTGGCAGAAGGTTACTGTGGACCGGATGCTGGACTGGGGTTTCACTTCCTTGGGGAACTGGGCTGCCGAGCCCTATTACAAGCAGAAGCAGATTCCGTTTGTTGCCTTTGCCGATATCATCGGGGAGTTCAGTACGCTTTCCAGTGGTTTCGATTTCTGGCACCCAGTACCGGATCCCTATGATCCGCGCTTCTATCAGCGGTCATTGGTCGCTGCCCAATCTGTTTCCGAGCAGATTGAAAACAGCCCATGGTGTATGGGGGTTTTCTTTGATAACGAGCAGAGTTTTGGTCGTCTGGAAAGCGACGAACTGCACTACGGTATCGTGATCAATGCACTGTCGCGGAGCGGCGAGGACACGCCAGCAAAAGTTGCCTTTACCAAAATCCTGAAGGAAAAGTATCAAACCATCGACGCCCTGAACAAGGCATGGGGAAAGCAGGTCGCGTCCTGGGAAGCCTTTGAAAAGGGCATGGACTCCAGTATTACCAGCGATTCGCAACGGCAGGATTACGCATCCTTGCTTCTCGACTACGGAAATCAGTACTTTGGTACGATAAACCGGGCCATGAAGTCGGTAATGCCCAACCACCTGTATCTGGGGTCTCGACTTCCCAGCTGGGGGATGCCGGAAGAGATCGTGAAGGCTGCCGCGAATCATGTGGATATCATTTCCTACAACCTGTACGAAGAGGGACTGGTGCCTTCAAAGTGGGAGTTCCTATCCGAAATTGACAAGCCGAGCCTTATTGGTGAATTCAGTTTTGGTGCTGATGATCAGGGGCACTTTCACCCAGGCATCGTGATTGCTGCCGACCAAAAGGATCGGGGGCTAAAGTTCAAGAACTATGTAAATTCCGTGGTCGATAACCCCTATTTTGTCGGCGTGCATATGTTCCAGTATATGGATTCCCCTATTACCGGGCGCGCATTCGATGGGGAAAATTATGCGAATGGGTTTGTCTCCGTCGCAGATGTTCCCTACGTAGAAATGGTGAAAGCCGCCAAGGATGTACATAAATCACTTTACGAGCGCCGTTACGGTGATCTCACAGGTGCTGTAGCGAGCAAAAATAGTTACTAA
- a CDS encoding 2-dehydro-3-deoxygalactonokinase yields MGDILACDWGTSSFRLMRLDKQGNILTAKETKGGIKSLKHVEIERYLVDHCCEIAGREALPVVMCGMVGSGIGWHEVPYVDCPASEATLAAGMRQVPCDVLDAYCVPGVKLQSLVGAADVMRGEETQVVGWLSQASEGERAHSILCMPGTHSKWVTITDGGISAFSTAFTGELYALLTDHSVLVQGEQRDSAEAFSAGLRDSSDSASLIHQLFNARSRAVLGLQEPAHSAAYLSGLLLGSEVGAMAGAIGSDPVHLICGDYLAGPYRQAFEHYGVDCKHYSGGTFSAKGLWTIARVAKLV; encoded by the coding sequence GTGGGTGATATTTTGGCGTGTGACTGGGGTACTTCCAGCTTCCGGCTGATGCGACTGGATAAGCAGGGGAATATTCTTACCGCAAAGGAAACAAAAGGCGGGATAAAGTCCCTAAAGCATGTGGAAATTGAGCGGTATCTTGTCGATCACTGCTGTGAAATCGCAGGCAGAGAGGCTTTGCCTGTGGTTATGTGTGGCATGGTCGGTTCTGGTATCGGCTGGCATGAGGTGCCTTACGTGGATTGTCCGGCCTCTGAGGCGACGTTAGCTGCGGGCATGCGGCAAGTTCCCTGTGACGTTCTCGACGCCTATTGCGTGCCGGGAGTGAAGTTGCAGTCGTTGGTGGGGGCTGCGGATGTTATGCGAGGCGAAGAGACGCAGGTGGTGGGTTGGTTGTCCCAAGCGAGTGAGGGGGAGCGCGCCCACAGTATTTTGTGTATGCCCGGGACCCACAGCAAGTGGGTCACTATTACCGATGGCGGCATTAGCGCCTTTTCAACCGCGTTTACCGGCGAGCTCTATGCCCTACTGACAGATCACAGTGTATTGGTGCAGGGGGAGCAGCGAGATAGCGCCGAGGCGTTTTCCGCGGGGCTGCGGGACAGCTCAGACAGTGCCAGTCTAATTCATCAATTGTTCAACGCCCGCAGTCGGGCTGTGCTCGGCTTGCAGGAGCCTGCCCATAGCGCAGCCTACCTCTCCGGGTTGCTGTTGGGCAGTGAAGTGGGTGCTATGGCTGGTGCAATTGGTAGTGATCCGGTACACCTGATATGTGGAGATTACTTGGCGGGGCCATACCGTCAGGCGTTCGAGCACTATGGTGTGGACTGCAAACACTACTCCGGGGGTACCTTCTCGGCCAAAGGCCTGTGGACCATTGCTCGGGTTGCGAAGCTGGTGTGA
- a CDS encoding zinc-binding dehydrogenase — MQVQAAQYVGNKSFEVVEGRCEAPAADEVRLKVGYVGICGTDMHIYHGVMDQRVNPPQVVGHEMSGVIDAVGANVKGYDIGDRVVVRPLDYCGSCPACDEGHSHICHNLKFMGIDSIGAFQSYWNVKARTLHRLPENVSLKQGALIEPLAVACHDISRARLKAGEKAVILGGGPIGQLVAQVALGIGAEVMISEPSPERRAFAEKTGALAVNPIEQDLKAAVEDWTRGKGADVVFEVSGVQPAVDAMTEIAAVRGRICMVAIHSQKPQLDLFKFFWRELELVGARVYEAQDFEQAIEMVAKGKIDLVPFISKIAYLNDIGSAFASMDGNPSGMKALVACGAED; from the coding sequence ATGCAAGTTCAAGCAGCCCAGTACGTTGGTAACAAATCTTTCGAAGTGGTCGAGGGTCGCTGTGAGGCGCCGGCTGCTGATGAGGTGCGCCTTAAAGTTGGTTATGTTGGAATCTGCGGAACCGACATGCACATCTACCATGGTGTGATGGATCAGCGTGTAAATCCGCCGCAAGTGGTGGGGCATGAGATGTCTGGTGTCATCGATGCAGTGGGCGCGAATGTAAAAGGCTATGACATTGGTGACCGGGTTGTTGTGCGCCCGCTGGACTACTGTGGCAGCTGCCCCGCTTGTGATGAGGGCCACAGCCATATTTGTCACAACCTGAAGTTTATGGGCATTGACTCCATTGGTGCCTTCCAGAGCTACTGGAATGTCAAAGCCCGCACCCTGCACAGGCTGCCGGAAAACGTGTCCCTGAAGCAGGGCGCTTTAATCGAACCGCTCGCTGTGGCTTGCCACGATATTTCCCGGGCCCGCCTGAAAGCCGGGGAAAAAGCGGTAATTCTTGGCGGTGGTCCTATTGGTCAGCTGGTAGCCCAAGTTGCTCTTGGGATTGGCGCCGAAGTAATGATTTCCGAGCCGAGCCCCGAGCGACGCGCTTTTGCGGAAAAAACCGGTGCGCTGGCAGTAAATCCGATTGAGCAGGACCTGAAAGCGGCGGTGGAAGACTGGACTCGCGGAAAAGGCGCGGATGTGGTCTTCGAGGTTTCTGGCGTGCAGCCCGCGGTAGATGCCATGACCGAGATTGCCGCCGTGCGCGGTCGAATCTGCATGGTTGCCATTCACTCGCAGAAACCGCAGCTGGATCTGTTCAAGTTCTTCTGGCGAGAACTGGAACTGGTGGGTGCGCGCGTATACGAAGCTCAGGATTTTGAGCAGGCGATCGAAATGGTCGCCAAGGGCAAGATCGACCTGGTGCCATTCATCAGCAAAATCGCGTACTTGAATGATATCGGCAGCGCATTCGCCTCTATGGACGGCAACCCGTCTGGTATGAAAGCCCTAGTGGCATGTGGAGCAGAGGACTGA